Below is a genomic region from Pedobacter cryoconitis.
TTCGATGGCCTGAATGGAAGTTTCATAATCTTCCAGCCCGTAGGTTTCAATATAGTCCGGCAAAAATATGTAGGCCAGCAGCTGTTCTCCCGTTTGCTGTTTTTTAAGCTGATGAATCAGGGAAGATAGATGCTGAATGGCTTCCGGATAACCGGAAGGCAGAAACTGATGAATGACCAATGTGGTATGGTGCATCCGCTGCTTAAGTTCCATAGCAGTGAACCCTTCCACATTGATCAGTTCAATAAATCTTTTTTTATTGAATTCAGGGTTTAGCTGAATCAGGGTGTCGGCTAATTTATTATAAAAGGGAACGGAATATATATCTTTTAATAAGCTCATTTAATTTAATCTTCTTTTTTTCTGACACCACTAAGGTCGAACTGATTGTTGATGTTACCAACCAGATTAGCGTCATCTTTTTTAAGCAGGTTCATTTCTACCTGACCGCTGCTATGGTCAAATGTAACCGTAACCGTAGAATCTTTTAAGGTAACTGTTTTAAAAGGCATCTCTTTTTTCTCTGTTACGCTGGTGATACTGCCGGCCAGCTGACCATCTTTCAATTCAAACTTTACCAGGGCATCTGTATTGCCGTTGGGAAGTCCTTTAATTAAGATATTCCACTGACCAACAAAATAATTGTCATTTTTTTGAGCTGATGCAGCACTGGTCAGTAATAACAGGACTACAAAAGAGAACATAAAGCTTAATTTCTTCATAATTGTCTGATTAAATGTTTTCTTTAAATATAAATAATAATCAGTCAAACGAAAGAAGCCGGTCCCTGTCTTTTTATGAACATTCGAACCGGCTTCTGATGAAGGTGTTTTTTGTATTATCCGACTAATTCAACCGCTTTATTAAGGCTATTTAATTCATCAGGATTCAAGGTGATATCCATTGTTTTTGCATTGTCAATTGCTTGTGCAGCATTTCTTGAACCTGCAAGTACAATGCTAACACCCGGTTGCAGGGTAGTCCATCTTAACACGACTTGTGCAACTGTTGCATTTTTGCTTGCTGCAATTGGCTCAATCGTCTGTAAAAGTGCTTTTACTTTTTCAGGATTAAACTGACCAAAATAACCGTTACGGTGATCATTGGATTTAAGTTTGGCATCTTTGAAATATTTACCAGTTAATAACCCTCTTTCCAGCGGACTGTATACAATGATACCAATATTGTTTTCTACTGTATAAGGAACAATTTCTTTTTCAATTGCTCTGTTCAGCATACTGTAAGATATCTGGTTTGAAGCCAGACTGATTGTTTTTTGTGCTTCTTTTAGCTGATCAAGGCTATAATTACTCACACCAGCTGCTCTGATTTTACCTTGCGCTATCAATTGATCAAGCGCTTCCATGGTTTCATCAATAGGGGTAGTTGCATCAGGCCAGTGCAATTGTAAAAGGTCGATATAATCAGTTCCTAAACGTTTCAATCCTTCTTCTACCTCTTTAATGATATTACTTTTTGAGGCATATTTATAAACTGGTATACTTTTACCATCTGCCCCTGCATCGAAAAAGAATTCTCCTTTGCCATTGTTACTGCCATCCCAAACCAATCCGAATTTATTCAGTAACTGGATTTTCGAACGATCTCTTCCTTTAATTGCTTCACCAATCAGCTCCTCACTTAACCCGAATCCGTAAAACGGTGCAGTATCGATACTGGTTACTCCATGATCCAGTGAAGCATGAATCGCATCAATTGAATCTTGTTTTTCATTTCCGCCCCACATGGTCCCGCCAATAGCGAAAGCACCATGGGTGATTGCTGATAAGTTTAATTCTGTATTTCCTAATTTTCTGTATTCCATAATTATATAGTATAACCACTATCAGGAGCAAGCATTTAGCCTGCTCTTTTGGTGATATGTATGATGGGTGCACCATCTAGTATTGTTGCAGCATCTGCTGCGAATTTTTTAATATGAGGGGTTACATTGTGTAAATCCCAATCTTCCTTGCTTGTCCATTCTTCATGGAAGATAAACAGGTTTGGATCTTCCTGAGCCTGGTGCAGATCATATTGCAGACAAGCAGCTTCACTTTTTGATCCTGAAACCAAAGTTTTTAAAATCGCTTTTAATTGTTCAGCGTTTCCTGGTGTACTTTTAATTATTGCTGTTAGATAAAAACTCATATTCTTGTTTTTGATTAATGAAGGTATTAGTTAAATGTTCCTGATATAATTTCATATCATTGACAATATCAGCATTCTTCTCTACATCGTGAAAATGGATGCCAGGCAATGGTTTCATACCTGTAAAAGCATTCATGCGGTGAAAGCCAAATAGTACACCATCATCTACGCTGCGCTGGCCAAAAAATTCACCAGGCAATGTGAAAGCAGTAGCCGGTGCATTCCACGAAGAAGTCACCATATATTTTTTGCCATGTAAAGAACCACCAGTCCCGTAATTAATATTTGGATTAGCTGAAGAACGGCCGTCGCTTCTGTAAATCCCTTTCTGATGACCTTCAGTAAAGACTACGTCAATATATTTTTTTAAGCCATTAGGTACCTGGAACCACCAGATAGGAGTATGGTAAATGACTACATCTGCCCACACATAGTTTTCTACTTCCTGTGCAGGATCATATTCGTCGTTAATATCGGTTGACCTGATTTCAAATCCAGGCTGACTTTTAAAGAAGTTTAGTGTTGCATTGAAAATTGTGTTGTTAAAACGACCTCCGGAGTGTCCGAAAACTTGTCCTCCGTTAATCACAAATATTTTTTGATTTTCCATTTTGCAGATCTTTTAATTTCTAAGACAAAATTAAGTCTTCTGCTGGTCTCATTAAAATAGTATGAATCATAGTAATGTATCATAATTATAATACAATGCCTGCTTGCTGATCTGCTATAGTCAGCTTGTCGGCCGGGAGGGTATACTAATTTACATCATCGTATTGATCCGGATACCCGCTTTGATCAGTGCCATCGCTTTAACGTATTCCATGCTGATGTCTTTTGGGGCATATGTGGTGTTATGGCTGATTAACCGGATATAATCTTCTCCTTTTTCCGAATGATGAACATATCTGAGTAGAGTAGTATCATCTCCATCTATATGAATTGATAACAAATACATCTCTCCATAATAGATCCCTTCTTTCAGGTTATTTACCTTTTTATAAATGACAATGTCGCCACTTTTTAAAAGGGGATACATGCTTTCTCCAAGAATATAGAGGGCGCCGTCACTTTTTGGGAGTTTAGGGATCTGGATATAATCAATGATATTTGGCGGCTGATTAAAAAAATCAAACAGGTTTCCGGCAGGGTTCATTTCATAAAGGGGAATTCCCTGGTGATGCTGAAGGTTATTGCTGATTCCTGCTGCGGGTGGATATACTCCTGCCACCACCGGATACGTTAAAGAAACATCAGCATCCTTTTTAACCTTTTTCATTTCTCCTGAATCATTAAACATCCATTCGAAACTAATGTCAAGATCGTTGCATAACTTCACGATGAATTCCACTTTAGGAACAATTTTACTCCTGTAATTCCTGATGTTGGCTTCGTTTGTTCCCAGGGCAGCGGCGAATTTTGAATTGTTATCCTCAAAATAAGTCACAGCTATCTCGTTGATCTTTTTAATTATATCCATTTTGATAAAAAGAAGTTATCCGGCTGTAAAGATTGCATAAAAAGAATAATTATAGCTGATTTTGCCTGGCAAAATAATTAGCAATTGTCTGGAATGCCCCCTTAAATTGACTTTTTAGGCAAGCAATAGTATATAGCTTATCTATTTATCTTTAGTATAGATTTTAAACATAACTTATGGAAACAATTCTTTTGGATACAGACCGGACATTGACTACGCTATTACAGGTTGTTTCTTCGTTCGATGAAGAAGAGCTCAATAAAATCCCTTTCTCTGATAGCTGGACTGCGGGACAAGTAGTGCAGCATCTTATTCTCGCTAATACAGGATTTATTGAAGTGATGCAGGGACCGGTAAAAGATGCCGACCGGGAACCAGATCAGCTGGTTGCGCAGATCAGAGCTGATTTCCTGAATTTCGATACTAAAATGAAATCTCCTGATTTTATACTGCCACTGCCCATCAGTTATAGTAAACAAAGGCAGCTGGGGACGCTGGAAAATATCAAAAGCAGTTTAATCAATTTGATACAGACTATGGAACTTGATAAAATATGCTTGACATTTGAGTTGCCCGGATATGGCTTTTTAACCCGTATCGAAGCTATATATTTTGTGAATTACCATAGCCAGCGGCATACACATCAACTCAACAATATCTATCAGTATTTATCAGAGGTATAGCAAGAATTTTAACCCTATTCTTTTATCTTAGCAAAAATCGCGGATAAATAATTCTACAGATGAAATTGAAAGATGAAGGGGAAGAGCAGCAGCAAAGGAAAACAATGTTCCTTTTAGGCTACCAGTTCTGGGTGAAGATAGCAGCTGTATTTCTATTCTTTGGTGTGGGCGCATGGCTGTATTCCAGCCAGTTTTCTACACAAGAACTCCTCTTTCTGACCAAAGACACCGTTCAGGCAGATACTTTAACCGACGGATCAGTCATTGTACTGAATAAACAAAGTTTATTACGTTATCCCGAAAAATTCAGAGGAGCCCGGCGTCAGGTTTGGTTAACTAAAGGAGAAGCTTTCTTTACGGTTGCACCAGATCCGGAAAAGCCATTTATCATTCATACGGGCAGTACCACAATCAAAGTAGCCGGAGCATCCTTAAATGTGAAAAACAGAAAAGGTAGTATAGCGGTCATTGTCGGCAAGGGAACTGTTCAGGTGAGTAAAAGTGGTAAAACAGTCACCCTGAATGCCGGAGAAAAGGTATTGATCAGGCAAAGTAGTACGCAATTGTTGAAGGAAAACAATACCGATCAGCTTTATTCTTATTACCGGAGTGGTGGATTTATCGCTGAGGGTGTGCCGTTATGGAGAATGGTTGAAGTTTTAAATGAAGTTTATAACAGTAATATCAGCATTGACAACAAAGGGGCGAAAAACAGATTATTAACCGGAACTCTTAAAAATGTATCTCTGGAAGCCGTTCTGGCTGCAATTTGCCGGAATACCAATCTCTCTGTCAAAAGAAAAAACAATCAGATTATCCTTTACTAAACATTTTCCTGCACTCTTATTTTTCACCTTTTACCGGCTGTGAAAGGAAATATGGCCTTGGCGTAAAGAACAAGTGTTGAAACTGTGTTGAATAGTGCCTTGAAATGACCTTGGAATGAGGTTGGAATGACGTTGGAATGACCTTGCAATGACCACAGTCATTCCAACCTCATTTCAAGGTCGTTATAATGTCGTTCCAATGCACTCCAGTGGCACTTCTCTTCCAGTTTGGTACTGAATTACCTGGCCCTGACAGTAAATTGTGCTGGTTTTGTTTTACTTCATGTGCTCATCACAGGTCAGGGAATTAAATCTGTCGCGGACAGCCCTGTAAATTGCCCTGTTTAACCCCGGTACATTCCAGTTAATATGCTCAACTTAGGGTAATGAATTATCAGTCAATTTAACCTTAAGCTTATGGCAATGTTTAAAGATGTGAATGCATTCAGTGGTTTCTCCGTAAAGGAGATAGCGGAGGCGATCAAATTCTACAGAGATACACTGGGATTGGAAATTTCCCAGACCATGGGGCAGTTAGTATTGCATATTGCAGGCGGAGGAACTGTATTCGTTTATGCTAAACCTAATCATGTTCCGGCAACTTTTACCGTTCTTAATTTTCCGGTGATCAACCTACAGGACTCTATGAATGAGTTGCGCAAAAGAGGAATAGAATTTATCATTTACAAAGAAGAAGGCTTTGAAACTGATGATCTGGGGGTATTTCATGGCGGTGGGCCAAAAATAGCCTGGTTTAAAGATCCGTCCGGCAATATCTTATCCGTTTTGGAGAAAGCTGATGCGGATAAAAACTGATTGGCCAGTATCTGCAAAATGATTCTTCTGAGCCAGAGAATCATTTTGCAGATAATATTTGAAAATATTGCGTTTGCATCTTCAAAGAAGAGGCAATTCGCTGATTGATTAAATGGCGTCGTAAATGACAACCTTTTCGAAGAAGACTCTGAACTCGTCTAAAAAGGCTATGTGTATAGGGTGGGCCTGGTAAACATCATGACCAGCAAGGTCTTCAAAGAATACAATCTCCGAAAAGGTATAAGTTGTATCCACAACTGCGCGGTCAATAGGAGCAGGAACCCCTATATGAATTTTAGTTACGGTTTCTATCTTTTCTAAAGATTCAAGACCTTTTCTGAATGCATCTTTTTGTGCTGCTGTGGTATCGGTTTTTAACCAGAATAAAACGTGGTGAGCTATCATAATATATTTTTATTTTTTCTTTTGCAAATGTAATAACCTTCTCCAGTATACAAGAAAAACAAACAGGCCCAGGGGATATTGGATGAATACTTTGATTTTTATATGTTATATTTAGGTATTAAAAAATAATCAAATGATAAAACTTGGTCTTCTCCTAACTAATCAGTACAGATTATTAAGCGTAGCAGCTATACTGGATGTCTTTGAAACAGTCAACAAACTGTATCTTCAGGACGGACATCCGGCTCCTTTTCAAATTGATTTGTTTTGTAGTGATGACAGTCTGTTAAGCAATCCCGGTACCTATTTTTATGGCTACCAGCCGCTGTCTATTCAAAGTTCAGCTAAACAAGACCTGATTTTAATCCCTTCGTTTATCAATGAAAATATTCAGCATGCTATTGCTGAAAACTATCCGGCCATTACCTGGTTGAACCAGCAATATGCAGCAGGCGCGGAACTGGCCAGTTTTTGTACTGGTGCTTTTCTCTTAGGTGCAACAGGGCTGCTCAACGGAAAGATTGCAACCACCCATGTGGATGCTTGTACAGAATTTGCCACTGCATTTCCCGAAGTCAGTCTTCAGGCAGATAAGACAGTTACCCAGGACGGCAGGTTGTACACCAGCGGTGGGGCGACATCCAGTTTTCATTTGATGCTGCATCTTTTACAGATACATTGCGGAAACACAATCGCAATAAAAATTGCGAAACTTTTTGCCATAGATATGGACAGACATACGCAATCCTATTTTAATACTTTCCAGATTTCCAGAAAACACAATGATAATCTGGTTGCTATGGCGCAGCAAAAAATAGAAATGGCTTATCATAATACCGGAACTATTGAAGAAATGATTAAAGATATACCTGCCAGCAGGAGGAATATAGTCCGGCGCTTTAAACAGGTTACCGGAATTACATTAATTGAATACTTGCAGCAGACCCGTATTGAAGCCGCAAAAAAACTTTTAGAACAAACCGTTGAACAGATGACGGAAGTAATTTATAAATCAGGATATAATGATCCTAAAGCTTTTAGAAAAGTGTTCAGGAAAACAGTTGGGATGACACCGAGTGAATACCGTGATAAATTCTATTTAGGAACAAGAGCCTGACCACGCAATGAACTGGAACAACAATAAAGTAATTGCCCATCGGGGCGCTTTTAAAAAGAATAACCTGCCTGAAAATTCAATCGCTTCCTTAAAAGAGGCGATCAGATTAAAATGTTACGGGTCTGAATTTGATGTGCATTTGACTAAAGACAATTTAATTGTTGTAAATCACGATGAAGATTTTCAGGGGATCCCGATTGCATCTTCCACTTATGCTGAACTGAGGCAAAAAACGCTACACAATGGGGAATACCTTCCAACTCTGGAAACCTACCTGGGAGAAGGAATAAAGCAGGACCACACGAAATTGATTCTTGAAATTAAAGTGGCCGCGAACCTTTTGGATACATTAACCCTGACTGATGCGGTGTTTGCAATGGTGCAAAAAATGAATGCCGGAGCGTGGATAGAATACATTAGTTTTAGCTATGAGGCACTGTTGCGGATATTACAGCATGATCCTGCTGCAAAGACTGCATTTCTGGCTGAAATTAATGATGAACTTCCTGTTGAAACCTTAAAAAGAGATCATATCCGGCAGGCGGATTATGACTTCAATATTTACCAGACCGGAGACTGGTTTAACAGAGCTCACAGTCTGGGGATGACGATTAATGCGTGGACCGTTAATGATAAAAAAGATATGTTAACCTTATTGGAAAACAAGATCGATTTTATCACTACTAACGAGCCGGAGTTGTTGCTTAGTTTAACCAGTCAATGTTGATGGTTTGGTTTAATCTGCTTATTCATAGCTGATTAACGCGCAGGGCTAATGCCTTTGTAAATAAAATTATGAATGGCTGCTGTCGTAACTTTCAGGTCAGCTGATAAGTACCAGATATTATTTACCCTGATACCTTTGCTGGAAGAATCCAGCGGAAACCTTGCCTGTTCGATAGTTTTGCTTTTTGAATTCAGAATATCGCCGCCAATTTTAAAGAGGTTCATACCTGATAAACTCGTTTCCATATTCGGTAAAATCTGGTTCATAAATACCGGGTATAATGCCGGGCCTGCACCTTTCATCTTGTTAAACAGCGCAATCAGGACGGTTCTTTGTCTTTCAGTCCGTTCATAATCGCCACGCCCAACTGCTCTGATCCGGGTATAGGCAACGGTTTGTCTGCCGTTTAATACCTGGATACCAGGATTGGTTACATTAACAGGAGGAATATTTTCAATAATAGAGATCTCTTTCAGGTAATTATTCAGGTAAGGGATTTCCTCAGGTTTAACATTGATTTCTACGCCACCAAGTGCATCGATCATTTTGGCAGTTCCGAAAAAATCAACATTGATATAATCCTGAATGTCCATATCAAAGTTCTGATTAATAGTCTTAATAGCCAGCTGAGGGCCTCCTAAAGCAAATGCAGCATTGATCTTATCCATTCCTTTGCCTTCTATATTCACATAGGTATCGCGTAATATAGACGACATTTTGATCTTCTTGGTTACCTGATCAATGGTAATAATCATGATCACATCAGAGTTCCCTTCCTGGCTTTTATCCCGTCTGTCTACCGCGAAAAGAGCAAGGTTGATGGGCGGGTTAGCAATAGCCGCAATCCTTTTTTGTGTTTTTGGTGAGATGCCAAGTGCAGCCGGGGTTTTGATCAGTTTAACTACAGGACGCGGAACTGTTGTTTCGGCAGCAGTGCTGGTAACCGCGGTAGGTAAGCCGGTAGTAACTGCGGTAGTGTCTTGTGCTGAAACTGTAAAAGAAATTGTACTGAACAGAACCAGGCTTAAAAAGATATATTTCATAATAACAGGGTAATCATTAAGTTAATTATTTGTAATCAATGTATTACCTGCAAATTATGTGCTAACTAATTCGCGCAGGAGATATTGTTTTGACTTTCAGTGGGGCTTTAATCCGGGCAAATTCCCCTGTTTTGGACACTGGGGGTATAAATTTTACAGTTAGTTGAGATAATTCCCCTAATTTTTATGCTCCTGGGGTGTTTATTGCCAAATCGGGAAATTAAAAATTAGGTTATCTTTATAAAACATCAATCATATCAAATTAAAGGAATGCATCTGTCTTTATTGCGTTGAATCGATTGATTGCTAATATTCCGGGGTTTAGGTTAAATAAATTACCCTGTTTAAGCCTTTAATTTGTTGTTTTTCCAAAGGACTCCTTCATGAATTACATTTCACAGCTGATTTTGGCAGGATATTGGGAATATAGAATGTAAATACAATAGGTACTGATAATTAGAAATTATTTTATCAATCTATATTAAATTATAAAACTGATGTTTATTTTAATTCGTAATTGTTGATAGGATGTATAACTTGCATACTAAACTGAATAATATTAATCTACATCTTAATACCCCTTTAAATGGAAAATGTCTCATTTGGTAAAAAGCAAATCTTAATAGTTGATGATGAGCCAAGTATCTTAAAATTACTCAACTTTATCCTGTCAAAACAGTACACTGTTCATGCGAAGGAGAGTGGTTATAAGGCTCACTTGTGGTTAGAGGAAGGAAACTTTCCTGACATTATTATTCTGGATTTACACATGCCTCATTTTGATGGTACTTCTTTTCTGAAAAGTATTAAGATCAGTGGTTATTACCGGGAAATCCCTGTTATTATTTTATCAGCAGCAGAAGATCTGGATAAAATTGTTGCAAATTTGCCTTTCAAAGTAGAAGCACATTTTCCGAAGCCATTTAACCCGGAGAGTTTGAAAAACGAAATTGCCAGAGTATTAGCCACATTAACAACTGCTATTTAAAGAAACAATGGATTATAATTACAAAGGAATAAGGTTGGTTTACTGCGGTACTGAACTTTCAGCTGAATCAGCTGCGATTCTGGGGCAGGAGTATAATATTTTCAACCTGGATGACTCCTCCAAACTAGAGGCCTATTTAAGTTCTTTATCATTGTTCTCGACACCTGATGTGATTATGATCGAGGTCAAAGAACAGCAGGAAGAAACAGTCTTTGCCATTATTGCGAAGATTAAAAATAATCCGTTAACCAGCGGACTGATTATTGTATTGCTGGCACAGCAACATGATATGAAGTTAAGGGCAAGGGCAATCAAGGCGAAAATACACGATTTGTATTTCCTTCCTTATCAAATGGAAGATCTAAAAGACAGGCTGAATTTTTTAATCAAATTTAAACTGATCAAGCCGAATATTGAACAGCTTTCCGTGATTAAAAAACAGAAAGAATATATTATACCGACAACCAAGCGGATCTTTGATGTGGTTGCTGCCGGCGGAGTATTGCTGGTTTTATCGCCATTTCTGCTGATTGTCGCTTTATTTATCAAACTGGATTCAAAAGGGCCTGTCATCTATAAAAGTAAAAGAGTGGGTACAGGTTATAAGATCTTCGACTTTTATAAGTTCAGATCTATGAAAGCCGGTGCAGATAAAGAACTGAAAAATTTATCGGCGCTGAATCAGTATGCTGATGATGGAAGCGGTACCAATGCATTTGTGAAAATCAAGAATGATCCACGTGTAACTAAACTGGGGAATTTCTTAAGAAAATCCAGCATAGACGAAATTCCGCAGTTACTGAATGTACTGAAAGGGGATATGTCTTTAGTAGGAAACAGACCTTTGCCTTTATATGAGGCAGAAATGTTAACCTCCAATGAATGGTCAATGCGGTTTTTAGGCCCCTCAGGTCTCACTGGCTTATGGCAGATCAGCAAAAGAGGAAAAGCGGATATGTCTGATACAGAACGTAAAAAACTGGATAACTTTTATGCAAGGAATTACTCGGTATGGTTTGATATGAGTATCATGTTAAAAACCTTCCCTGCTTTATTCCAGAGAGAAAAAGTATAAATAGATAAAATCAACCCTATTAATAATCAACTAAAATAATAATCAAATGAAAAAAGTATCTGCTCTCACAGTTCTTTTACTATCGTTTCTATGCCTGCACGTATCTGCACAGGACTCGATTATCGGAGACATCAATTACGGTATGCTGGAAAAATATATCCAGGCTGCAAAAGAAAATTATCCAAAACGTAAGATACTTAAAGCACAGGAAGACGCAATTAAAACTGGTATAGCTGTAGCGGAAATATCTTACCTTGATATGTTCAGTGCTTCTTATTTTTACCGTCCGGGTGATAAACAGGCAATCAGCAATCCAGGAGAGACTTCAAATCCGTATATTGTAAATGGTATTCAATATGGTATCAGTTTAAATCTGGGTGCTTTTTTACAGAAACCATTTTTAGTTAAACGTGCAAAAGCTGATTATAAAGTTGCTCAGTTACAAACCGCAGATTACGATTATGCCTTAGTAAACGAAGTAAAAAAGAGATATTATACCTATATTCAAATGTTAAGTGAGCTGAAAATTAAAACTCAGACTGCACAGGATAACAATGGGGTAGCTGAAAATCAACGCCGCAGATTTGAAAAAGGTGAAATTCCATTGGACGCTTATAATGGAAGCAGAGTTCAGTTGTCAGATTCTAATTCTGCTAAAATACAGACTGAGGTGAATTTTCTGAATGCTAAAGATGCATTAGAAGAGATAATTGGCAGAAAACTTACCGACATTAAATAAAATAATTCAAGTTTATTACTGAAAATGGACATTCAAAGATTTTTAAAGCTACTCAAAAGATATATATGGATACTGATACTGGTACCTGTAGTCGCTGCCGTTATCACTTATTTTCTATCTAAAAATATTCCTAAAGAGTATAAATCTCAGGTTCAGATTTCTACTGGTCTGGTAGATCAGTCTAAACAATTGTCTTCACAGACACAGAACGATTATTTCAAGACCAGCCAGCAGTTCAGTAATATCATCGAAAAGATGAAAATGAGAAAGATCATGAGTATCCTTTCTTATAATCTGATTATTCATGATCTGGAAAATCCGAAAGCTGCTTTCAGAAAATATAGTCCTAAACTGGATTCTCTTTCTGCGGCGCAGAAATCGGAATTGCTGAATACTTACAAGCAAAGACTTGCGCAAAAGATCCCGGTTACTGTTTATGATAACAAAGGGAAATTCAAATTATATGATATCCTGCAATCGATGGGTTATGGTGAAGCAGCACTGAATAAAAAAATGATGATTTACAGACCTGATAACAGTGATTTTGTAAATATCGATTTTACTTCAGAGAACCCGCTTTTATCTGCTTACCTGGTTAATACGTTAGCTACTGAATTTATCAGCAATTATAGTATTGACGTTTATAACAATCAGAATAACTCTATAGCAGTGCTTGATTCCTTACTGAAAAAGAAGGAAAGAGAAATGAATGCTAAAAATGGGGCATTGAAAGGCTTCAAAATGAAAAATGGTGTACTGAACCTGAACGAACAGGCGGCTACGGTTTATTCTCAGATTTCTCAGTATGAGGAAAGAAAAGCACAGGCGATCCGTGATATTCAGGCAAACCAGGGGGCACTTTCTGCGATCAACAGTAAGCTCAGAGGGGTCGGAGATCCGTACATGGGCGGAACTGTAGTAGAAGATAACAATACGATCCTGAATTTAAAAAGCGAATTGAAAGCTGCGAATGACCGTTATATAGATAACAGTTTCAGACAGTCTGATAAACGTAAAGTAGATTCTTTACAGACTTTAATATCCAGACAGTCTGCAAGAAATTCTGATAAGAATGTAGTAGATCCGCAGATTGCGAAACAAGGATTAATACAGCAAAAAAATAACCTGGACATTTCAACAGAGCAGATTAAAAACACGATCAGCTCTATTGATAAACAACTGGCAAAACTGAAAGGACAATACAATACGATGGTTCCTTTTGATGCCGGGATACAAAATTATGAGCGTGATGCTGATATTGCGACAAAAGACTATATGGCTGCATTGGAACGGACCAATACAAGCCGTACAGAGCAAAATACAGGTTTAAAACTTCAGGTTGCGCAGGTTGGTTTACCTGGTTCTGCCGAAGCTTCAAAAACTATTGTGTATATCGCTTTATCGGGTATTGCTACTTTTGCAGTTTGTTTCTCTCTTTTGGTACTGTTGTTTTTAACAGATCACTCTATCAATACCATTCACCAGTTAGAGGCTGCGACCAAAATGCGTGTATTGGGTAGTTTGAATTACATTCCTGAGCAGGTTACAGATATCAAATCGATCTGGAATGATACTAAAAATAATAACTATACGATCCATAAAGATTTGCTGAGATCATTAAGATTTGAGATTGGTGATGAAATGGCGAAGGAAGACAGCCGCGTACTAGGGATTACAAGTTTAGGTGTAGGGGAA
It encodes:
- a CDS encoding glycerophosphodiester phosphodiesterase, which gives rise to MNWNNNKVIAHRGAFKKNNLPENSIASLKEAIRLKCYGSEFDVHLTKDNLIVVNHDEDFQGIPIASSTYAELRQKTLHNGEYLPTLETYLGEGIKQDHTKLILEIKVAANLLDTLTLTDAVFAMVQKMNAGAWIEYISFSYEALLRILQHDPAAKTAFLAEINDELPVETLKRDHIRQADYDFNIYQTGDWFNRAHSLGMTINAWTVNDKKDMLTLLENKIDFITTNEPELLLSLTSQC
- a CDS encoding LCP family protein; this encodes MKYIFLSLVLFSTISFTVSAQDTTAVTTGLPTAVTSTAAETTVPRPVVKLIKTPAALGISPKTQKRIAAIANPPINLALFAVDRRDKSQEGNSDVIMIITIDQVTKKIKMSSILRDTYVNIEGKGMDKINAAFALGGPQLAIKTINQNFDMDIQDYINVDFFGTAKMIDALGGVEINVKPEEIPYLNNYLKEISIIENIPPVNVTNPGIQVLNGRQTVAYTRIRAVGRGDYERTERQRTVLIALFNKMKGAGPALYPVFMNQILPNMETSLSGMNLFKIGGDILNSKSKTIEQARFPLDSSSKGIRVNNIWYLSADLKVTTAAIHNFIYKGISPAR
- a CDS encoding response regulator, producing the protein MENVSFGKKQILIVDDEPSILKLLNFILSKQYTVHAKESGYKAHLWLEEGNFPDIIILDLHMPHFDGTSFLKSIKISGYYREIPVIILSAAEDLDKIVANLPFKVEAHFPKPFNPESLKNEIARVLATLTTAI
- a CDS encoding sugar transferase, with translation MDYNYKGIRLVYCGTELSAESAAILGQEYNIFNLDDSSKLEAYLSSLSLFSTPDVIMIEVKEQQEETVFAIIAKIKNNPLTSGLIIVLLAQQHDMKLRARAIKAKIHDLYFLPYQMEDLKDRLNFLIKFKLIKPNIEQLSVIKKQKEYIIPTTKRIFDVVAAGGVLLVLSPFLLIVALFIKLDSKGPVIYKSKRVGTGYKIFDFYKFRSMKAGADKELKNLSALNQYADDGSGTNAFVKIKNDPRVTKLGNFLRKSSIDEIPQLLNVLKGDMSLVGNRPLPLYEAEMLTSNEWSMRFLGPSGLTGLWQISKRGKADMSDTERKKLDNFYARNYSVWFDMSIMLKTFPALFQREKV
- a CDS encoding TolC family protein — encoded protein: MKKVSALTVLLLSFLCLHVSAQDSIIGDINYGMLEKYIQAAKENYPKRKILKAQEDAIKTGIAVAEISYLDMFSASYFYRPGDKQAISNPGETSNPYIVNGIQYGISLNLGAFLQKPFLVKRAKADYKVAQLQTADYDYALVNEVKKRYYTYIQMLSELKIKTQTAQDNNGVAENQRRRFEKGEIPLDAYNGSRVQLSDSNSAKIQTEVNFLNAKDALEEIIGRKLTDIK
- a CDS encoding exopolysaccharide transport family protein: MDIQRFLKLLKRYIWILILVPVVAAVITYFLSKNIPKEYKSQVQISTGLVDQSKQLSSQTQNDYFKTSQQFSNIIEKMKMRKIMSILSYNLIIHDLENPKAAFRKYSPKLDSLSAAQKSELLNTYKQRLAQKIPVTVYDNKGKFKLYDILQSMGYGEAALNKKMMIYRPDNSDFVNIDFTSENPLLSAYLVNTLATEFISNYSIDVYNNQNNSIAVLDSLLKKKEREMNAKNGALKGFKMKNGVLNLNEQAATVYSQISQYEERKAQAIRDIQANQGALSAINSKLRGVGDPYMGGTVVEDNNTILNLKSELKAANDRYIDNSFRQSDKRKVDSLQTLISRQSARNSDKNVVDPQIAKQGLIQQKNNLDISTEQIKNTISSIDKQLAKLKGQYNTMVPFDAGIQNYERDADIATKDYMAALERTNTSRTEQNTGLKLQVAQVGLPGSAEASKTIVYIALSGIATFAVCFSLLVLLFLTDHSINTIHQLEAATKMRVLGSLNYIPEQVTDIKSIWNDTKNNNYTIHKDLLRSLRFEIGDEMAKEDSRVLGITSLGVGEGKTFLASNLAYAYAMTGKKVLLIGGDQVTPVLSDSKQLQISQNFETFLVKREIQIDDMITRLNKIDETRSLLEIQSERNLRAGFDVLKKQFDIIIIDVNSLLNINLAKEWLSFTEKNVAVFEAGKTLTDSDKDLIAFLKKQPGFMGWVINKIKLAGIDG